A genome region from Labilibaculum antarcticum includes the following:
- the trpS gene encoding tryptophan--tRNA ligase, giving the protein MDTVVSGIRSTGNLHLGNYFGAIKNFVQMQNDNNCFFFIADWHSLTTHPTPADLHANVRSVLAEYLACGIDPEKASIYVQSDVPEIPELYLLMNMNAYLGELERTTSFKDKARKSPENVNAGLLTYPVLMAVDILIHKAQRVPVGKDQEQNLEMARKFAKRFNNTYGEETFPIPQPYSFTGEFVKIPGLDGSGKMGKSEGNAIGLVEDPKEIRKKVMKAVSDSGPTQMNQEKPEAIQNLFTLMDVVSTKDTYDFFSGKYNNCEVRYGDLKKQLAEDIINFTAPIRERFLDISKDDAYLRKVTQDGAEKARESAAKTLEEVRRLIGFRKF; this is encoded by the coding sequence ATGGATACAGTAGTTAGTGGAATTCGATCTACAGGAAATTTACACCTGGGGAACTATTTCGGAGCGATAAAGAATTTTGTTCAAATGCAGAACGATAACAATTGCTTTTTCTTTATAGCTGACTGGCATTCCTTGACTACACATCCGACTCCTGCTGATCTTCACGCAAATGTGAGAAGTGTTTTGGCCGAATATTTAGCATGCGGTATCGATCCTGAAAAGGCATCGATTTATGTGCAAAGTGATGTTCCTGAAATTCCTGAATTGTATTTGTTGATGAACATGAATGCTTATTTGGGAGAGTTGGAGCGAACTACTTCTTTTAAAGATAAAGCACGTAAAAGTCCCGAGAATGTGAATGCCGGTTTGTTAACCTATCCGGTTTTAATGGCTGTAGATATTTTAATTCACAAAGCACAAAGAGTCCCGGTAGGGAAAGATCAGGAGCAGAATTTAGAGATGGCTCGGAAATTTGCAAAACGATTTAACAACACATACGGCGAAGAAACCTTCCCGATTCCTCAGCCATACTCATTCACCGGCGAATTTGTAAAAATACCTGGTTTGGATGGTTCTGGGAAAATGGGAAAATCGGAAGGTAATGCAATCGGCTTGGTCGAAGATCCAAAAGAGATTCGTAAAAAGGTAATGAAAGCAGTTTCGGATAGTGGTCCAACTCAAATGAACCAGGAAAAGCCCGAAGCCATACAAAACTTATTTACCTTAATGGATGTGGTTTCGACCAAAGATACTTATGATTTCTTTAGTGGTAAATACAACAATTGCGAAGTACGCTATGGCGATTTAAAAAAGCAGTTGGCCGAAGATATCATCAACTTTACAGCACCAATCAGAGAGCGTTTTCTTGATATCTCTAAGGATGATGCTTACCTAAGAAAAGTAACTCAGGATGGAGCAGAGAAAGCTCGTGAGAGTG
- a CDS encoding YqaA family protein: MADLFEYGYWGLFFASFLAATILPFSSEAILSLFVYSGYDISVTVAIASLGNWLGGMLTYYLGYLGKWTWIEKFLRINQAKAEKTKLFLQNKGSALAFFAFLPVVGDIIPLGLGLLRSKPIWVALFMAAGKLCRYIVWAWITLQIINA; this comes from the coding sequence ATGGCAGATTTGTTTGAATATGGATATTGGGGATTGTTTTTTGCAAGCTTTTTAGCTGCCACAATATTGCCATTTAGCTCCGAAGCGATCCTAAGTCTTTTTGTATATTCGGGTTACGATATTTCAGTAACAGTAGCAATTGCAAGTCTGGGAAACTGGTTGGGAGGCATGCTAACCTACTATTTAGGGTATTTGGGCAAGTGGACGTGGATCGAGAAATTTCTTCGCATAAATCAGGCGAAGGCCGAAAAAACAAAACTATTTCTTCAGAACAAAGGAAGTGCACTGGCCTTTTTTGCTTTTTTGCCTGTTGTTGGAGATATTATTCCTTTGGGATTGGGTTTATTGAGGAGCAAGCCTATTTGGGTAGCCCTTTTTATGGCTGCAGGAAAATTGTGCAGGTATATTGTTTGGGCATGGATTACACTGCAAATAATTAATGCCTAA
- the rbfA gene encoding 30S ribosome-binding factor RbfA, with the protein METTRQSKVSRLLLKDLSEIFQMESRNLFGGKMISVTTVRISPDLALAKVYLSIFPSNATEETLKTIKINTKNIRRILGNKVGKQLRIVPELAFFVDDSLDYIENISNLLS; encoded by the coding sequence ATGGAAACTACAAGACAAAGCAAAGTTTCAAGATTGTTGCTAAAGGATTTAAGTGAAATATTTCAAATGGAATCGAGAAACCTTTTTGGTGGTAAAATGATTTCGGTTACAACTGTTCGAATTAGTCCTGATTTAGCACTTGCCAAAGTATACCTTAGTATTTTTCCTTCGAATGCAACAGAAGAGACTCTTAAGACAATTAAGATAAACACGAAAAATATTCGTAGAATTCTTGGTAATAAGGTTGGGAAACAACTTAGAATTGTTCCTGAATTGGCATTTTTTGTGGATGATTCGTTAGATTATATCGAAAACATCAGCAATTTGCTTTCTTAA
- a CDS encoding ABC transporter permease → MISVIGVAIGTMALVIVLSVFNGFDGLIRDLFGSFDPDLTILPSTGKTFVPDSTFEQIRKMENVVFYSEVLEENALLKYGNRQRPAIIKGVDEEFTLMTGIDTMMVEGKFLLNSGKHQFAVLGYGVALDLGVGLTFTDYIKFYVPKRNAKLGLNPMDAFTTEYLYPSGYFTIQQDFDSQYVLVPLDFARKLFSYTNEVSGIELSIINQDEVENVKEQIQTLLGADFQVKTRFELHDVLFKMMQSEKMAIFFILAFILVIASFNVIGSLTMLILDKKKDIATLRSMGAEEKTIQKIFLLEGWLISLLGATIGVGLGLTICFLQIKYGLITLSGNGAFIMDSYPVDVHFTDIFIIFTTVVSIGYAASRYPVRYITKRFLQFN, encoded by the coding sequence ATGATATCGGTTATTGGTGTTGCAATTGGAACGATGGCTCTGGTAATTGTTCTTTCGGTATTTAATGGTTTTGATGGATTGATTCGTGACCTGTTTGGAAGCTTCGATCCTGATTTAACAATTCTCCCAAGCACCGGCAAAACTTTTGTTCCCGATTCTACTTTTGAACAGATCAGGAAAATGGAAAATGTGGTTTTCTACTCCGAGGTACTGGAGGAAAATGCACTGCTTAAATATGGAAACAGACAACGACCCGCAATTATAAAAGGTGTTGACGAAGAGTTTACCTTAATGACTGGTATCGATACCATGATGGTTGAGGGTAAATTTCTGCTAAATAGTGGAAAACATCAATTCGCAGTACTTGGCTATGGTGTTGCTTTGGATCTTGGCGTTGGACTTACCTTTACGGATTACATTAAATTTTACGTGCCAAAAAGAAATGCAAAATTGGGCCTCAACCCAATGGATGCTTTCACTACCGAATATCTATATCCTTCGGGGTATTTTACCATTCAGCAGGATTTCGATTCTCAATACGTATTGGTTCCCCTCGATTTTGCCAGAAAATTATTCTCCTACACCAATGAGGTGAGTGGTATTGAGCTCTCCATTATTAATCAGGATGAAGTAGAAAATGTAAAGGAACAAATCCAAACTCTTTTAGGAGCTGATTTTCAGGTTAAAACCCGATTCGAACTCCACGATGTTTTATTTAAAATGATGCAATCGGAAAAAATGGCGATTTTCTTTATTCTAGCTTTTATACTAGTCATCGCCTCGTTCAATGTGATTGGTTCGCTAACCATGCTTATTTTGGATAAAAAAAAGGATATTGCAACTTTACGAAGCATGGGTGCTGAAGAAAAAACAATTCAGAAAATATTTTTACTGGAAGGTTGGCTTATCTCCCTGCTAGGTGCAACAATAGGTGTTGGCTTGGGCCTTACAATCTGCTTTCTACAAATAAAATATGGCCTTATTACCCTTTCGGGGAACGGAGCTTTCATTATGGATTCCTATCCTGTGGATGTTCATTTTACCGATATTTTTATCATCTTTACAACTGTTGTATCGATTGGATATGCTGCATCGCGCTATCCGGTTCGCTACATCACCAAACGTTTTCTGCAATTCAATTAA
- a CDS encoding sulfatase, whose translation MWKNKIGILVACLLLVSCKMAKEPVQEKPNVLFILADDFGYHDMSCMGSKFYETPNIDGIAKEGMVFSNGYAACQVCSPSRASIMSGKFPARHGITDWIGAPSGEKWRDHGRHSKLLPAEYRHKLPLEYVTLPEALKEEGYKTFFAGKWHLGEKGSWPEDHGFDINKGGWDAGGPRGGYFSPYQNPKLTDGKDGENLSMRLAQETVNFLNENNPKKSGQPVFAYLSFYAVHGAIETSQEKWGKYRDKAEANGIGESGYKMGHFLPIRQVQDNPVYAGLVEQMDDAVGLVLNSLKELGLDENTIVIFTSDNGGVSAGDSFSTSNLPLRGGKGYQFEGGIREPYFIKVPGLTKGGETCDVPVSGTDFYPTILDLVGAKLRPEEHSDGISLLPLLNGKTCGERALIWHYPHYGNQGGDPSSVIRRGNWKLIHYYEDNHEELYNLDSDLEEQNDLASLQTEKVKELHTELFNYLDGVGAKYPEKDPIYKEEIEREYLKSVEQKKLPGLERQRKEFLKKDFDPKNNWWGSMTTVD comes from the coding sequence ATGTGGAAGAACAAAATAGGAATACTAGTTGCTTGCTTACTTCTTGTAAGCTGCAAAATGGCAAAAGAACCTGTTCAGGAAAAGCCGAATGTTTTATTCATATTGGCAGATGATTTTGGTTATCACGATATGAGTTGCATGGGAAGTAAGTTTTATGAGACTCCTAATATTGATGGAATCGCCAAAGAAGGAATGGTTTTCTCAAATGGATATGCGGCATGTCAGGTTTGCAGTCCATCGCGTGCAAGTATCATGTCGGGTAAATTTCCGGCACGCCATGGTATTACCGACTGGATTGGAGCTCCAAGTGGAGAAAAATGGCGGGATCATGGCAGACATAGCAAATTACTGCCTGCCGAATACCGCCACAAGTTGCCTTTGGAATATGTTACTTTGCCCGAAGCCTTAAAAGAGGAAGGCTATAAAACCTTTTTCGCCGGAAAATGGCATTTGGGAGAGAAAGGTTCATGGCCCGAAGATCATGGTTTTGATATCAATAAAGGTGGATGGGATGCAGGCGGTCCAAGAGGCGGTTATTTTTCACCCTATCAAAACCCAAAGCTTACCGATGGAAAAGATGGAGAGAATCTGTCGATGCGATTGGCTCAGGAAACAGTTAATTTTTTAAACGAGAACAACCCAAAAAAATCAGGACAACCGGTATTTGCCTACTTGTCGTTTTATGCAGTTCATGGTGCTATTGAAACAAGTCAGGAGAAATGGGGAAAATACCGAGATAAAGCAGAAGCCAATGGGATTGGGGAATCTGGATATAAAATGGGTCATTTTTTACCCATTCGTCAGGTTCAAGATAATCCGGTTTATGCCGGATTGGTAGAACAAATGGATGATGCAGTTGGCTTGGTGTTAAATTCGCTGAAAGAACTGGGATTAGATGAGAATACCATCGTCATATTTACTTCAGATAATGGAGGTGTTTCTGCAGGGGACTCATTTTCAACCTCGAATCTTCCTTTGCGGGGAGGAAAAGGCTATCAGTTCGAAGGAGGAATTCGCGAGCCGTATTTTATCAAAGTTCCTGGTTTGACCAAAGGGGGCGAAACTTGCGATGTTCCGGTTTCCGGCACCGATTTTTATCCAACCATACTCGATTTGGTTGGCGCAAAACTAAGGCCTGAGGAGCATTCGGATGGTATAAGCTTACTTCCATTACTAAACGGGAAAACTTGCGGGGAGCGTGCTTTAATTTGGCATTATCCGCATTACGGGAATCAGGGTGGAGATCCATCGTCGGTGATTCGCAGAGGAAATTGGAAATTGATTCATTACTATGAAGATAATCACGAAGAGTTATACAATTTGGATAGCGATTTGGAAGAACAGAATGATTTGGCAAGTTTGCAAACGGAGAAAGTAAAAGAACTTCATACCGAGCTATTCAATTATTTAGATGGTGTTGGGGCCAAATATCCTGAGAAAGATCCAATTTATAAGGAAGAGATAGAGCGAGAATATCTAAAGAGTGTTGAGCAGAAGAAATTGCCAGGATTGGAAAGGCAACGAAAAGAATTTTTAAAGAAAGATTTCGATCCGAAAAATAACTGGTGGGGAAGTATGACTACCGTTGATTAA
- the dusB gene encoding tRNA dihydrouridine synthase DusB — MKIGNLDLGERPVLLAPMEDVTNPPFRVLCKRYGADLMFTEFISADALVRSVNRTMKKLTILDEERPVAIQIYGKEVDPMAEAAKIVEAANPEFIDLNFGCPVRKVATKGAGSGMMRNVPQMLKITEAVVKAVNIPVTVKTRLGWDEDSKIIVELAEQLQDVGIQGLTIHGRTRCQMYKGEADWTLIGEVKNNQRMHIPIIGNGDITNPVKAKEAFDRYGVDAIMIGRAAVGKPWIFRDVKHYLTTGELLPPATVAQQVEMLKEQIDAAILWIDEPRGILHMRRHMAGMFKGLVNFKHTRIEMLRANHYADLMPILDRIAMEWGNLHIDND; from the coding sequence GTGAAGATAGGAAATCTGGATTTAGGAGAACGGCCGGTATTGTTGGCGCCAATGGAGGATGTTACCAATCCGCCATTTAGAGTTTTGTGCAAGCGCTATGGAGCGGATTTGATGTTTACCGAATTTATTTCGGCTGATGCATTGGTGCGATCGGTTAATAGGACAATGAAAAAGTTGACCATATTAGACGAGGAACGTCCTGTTGCCATTCAAATTTATGGAAAGGAAGTTGATCCAATGGCTGAGGCTGCTAAAATTGTTGAGGCAGCTAATCCTGAATTCATAGATTTAAACTTTGGTTGTCCGGTTCGTAAGGTGGCCACTAAAGGAGCGGGTTCTGGAATGATGAGAAATGTACCGCAAATGCTCAAGATTACCGAAGCTGTTGTTAAGGCAGTGAATATCCCGGTAACGGTAAAAACCCGTTTGGGCTGGGATGAAGATTCAAAAATAATTGTTGAGTTGGCAGAACAACTGCAGGATGTAGGAATTCAAGGATTAACCATTCATGGGCGAACACGATGCCAGATGTACAAAGGCGAAGCCGATTGGACCTTGATTGGAGAAGTCAAAAATAATCAGCGCATGCACATTCCGATTATTGGTAACGGGGATATCACAAATCCTGTAAAAGCAAAGGAAGCTTTCGATAGGTATGGAGTTGATGCAATCATGATTGGTCGTGCAGCAGTTGGAAAACCCTGGATTTTTAGAGATGTAAAACACTACTTAACCACAGGAGAGTTGTTACCGCCGGCGACCGTTGCACAGCAAGTTGAGATGTTAAAAGAGCAAATTGACGCAGCTATTCTGTGGATTGATGAGCCACGTGGAATTTTGCACATGAGAAGACATATGGCAGGTATGTTTAAAGGGTTGGTGAATTTTAAGCACACCAGAATTGAAATGCTTAGAGCCAATCATTATGCCGATTTAATGCCAATATTAGATAGAATAGCTATGGAATGGGGCAATCTCCATATAGACAATGATTAA
- a CDS encoding CPBP family intramembrane glutamic endopeptidase, producing MLKGSLSHYSPLSQLMMSLLVVVGSFMLCMFAGSVLAYLIFDVNIFTDATSLDINGDSVNLSVLKFYQVIYSTGMFIIPPFIIAYFVHNKILSYLFLDKKSSASQYIFAILIIVVALPAINLLADINSHLQLPEFLSGVEEWMRNSEDQAEIITKKFLVMETPFDLLVNLILIAVIPALGEELLFRGVIQRIFSNMTKNVHWGIIITAFLFAALHMQFFGLLPRMAMGILFGYLLVWTKSLWVPILAHLINNGMAVCMSYFIYKGKLPEDIENFGGDNTSVWISGFISMILLSILLFSLYGSRERQNE from the coding sequence ATGCTAAAAGGATCGTTGAGTCATTACTCCCCACTATCACAATTAATGATGAGTTTACTTGTTGTGGTTGGTTCTTTTATGTTGTGCATGTTTGCCGGCAGTGTTTTAGCTTATCTTATTTTTGATGTTAATATCTTCACCGACGCAACAAGTCTGGATATAAATGGAGATTCAGTAAACCTTTCTGTTCTAAAATTTTATCAAGTCATCTACTCTACCGGAATGTTTATCATTCCACCTTTTATTATCGCCTATTTTGTGCATAATAAAATTTTAAGCTATCTGTTTTTAGACAAAAAATCTTCTGCTTCGCAATACATATTTGCAATTCTTATCATTGTTGTTGCCTTACCGGCGATTAATCTGCTTGCTGATATCAACTCTCATTTGCAACTGCCTGAATTTCTTTCGGGAGTAGAAGAATGGATGAGAAACAGCGAAGATCAGGCCGAAATCATCACAAAGAAATTTTTGGTGATGGAAACACCTTTCGATCTACTGGTGAATTTGATTCTGATTGCTGTGATTCCTGCATTGGGAGAAGAACTTTTGTTTCGGGGAGTTATTCAGCGCATCTTCTCGAACATGACAAAAAATGTGCATTGGGGAATCATTATCACCGCCTTTCTTTTTGCAGCTCTTCACATGCAATTTTTTGGTCTTTTGCCAAGAATGGCAATGGGTATTCTTTTTGGATATTTACTCGTTTGGACAAAAAGCTTGTGGGTTCCAATTTTAGCGCATTTGATTAATAACGGAATGGCAGTTTGCATGTCCTATTTCATCTATAAAGGCAAGTTGCCCGAAGACATTGAAAATTTTGGTGGTGATAATACAAGCGTATGGATTAGTGGATTTATCTCAATGATACTTCTTTCAATTCTGCTATTCAGCCTTTACGGATCGCGAGAAAGGCAAAATGAGTGA
- a CDS encoding energy transducer TonB, translating to MLSVQFSFSQRDTIVYYKKHSPIAASEAADQQIVIQQKNKKSSVMMSCSWNDNKWKVDKTEIIKLKKDGRYKISNSTSHYEWSYKKIKDGYEVQEFNHEGKLIHKGLSRSMFPLHRVGQWQNLHDDKVVGISVYKEETMTKSYIIADDKHLPTNTYANADSLAIYKDGEEGYSKDLARSLEYPRISQENGITGRVLVLFAVDENGSPSEIQILKGEDQYLNLAAATAVKSCKDWTPAFKAGKPVKVYSIVPVNFNLR from the coding sequence TTGCTTAGTGTTCAATTTTCATTTTCGCAAAGAGATACGATTGTATATTACAAAAAGCACTCCCCAATTGCGGCATCGGAAGCAGCCGATCAACAAATCGTAATTCAACAAAAAAACAAGAAATCATCTGTTATGATGTCTTGTTCGTGGAATGATAATAAATGGAAAGTAGATAAAACGGAAATCATTAAGTTGAAAAAAGACGGTCGCTATAAAATAAGTAACAGCACCTCTCATTACGAATGGTCTTATAAAAAAATAAAAGATGGTTATGAGGTACAGGAATTTAACCACGAAGGCAAACTAATACACAAAGGTTTAAGCCGCAGCATGTTTCCACTGCATCGGGTTGGACAATGGCAAAATTTGCATGATGATAAAGTTGTTGGCATTAGCGTTTACAAGGAAGAAACAATGACAAAATCATACATTATTGCTGATGACAAACACTTACCAACCAACACCTATGCGAATGCCGACAGTCTGGCGATTTACAAAGATGGCGAGGAAGGATATTCGAAAGATCTTGCCAGAAGTCTTGAGTATCCCCGAATAAGTCAGGAAAATGGAATAACCGGCCGTGTTTTGGTTTTATTTGCCGTTGATGAGAATGGATCTCCATCTGAAATTCAGATTCTGAAAGGTGAAGATCAATACCTTAATCTAGCTGCTGCAACTGCAGTTAAAAGCTGTAAAGACTGGACTCCTGCCTTTAAGGCTGGCAAACCTGTGAAAGTTTACTCAATTGTTCCGGTTAATTTTAATTTACGCTAA
- a CDS encoding septal ring lytic transglycosylase RlpA family protein gives MMFRLSILIFFTLLQFNLQAQKKQASIEKGKASFYADRFEGKQTASGEIYHHRNLTASHKSLPFGTWVKVVNLDNKKSVIVRINDRGPFTRGRIIDLSKSAAKKIGNLNKGVFSVSVKVYKKDKKTTRKMRRKKERHP, from the coding sequence ATGATGTTTAGATTGTCTATACTAATTTTCTTCACCCTATTACAATTCAATTTGCAGGCTCAAAAAAAGCAAGCAAGCATCGAAAAAGGGAAAGCCAGCTTCTATGCCGATAGGTTTGAAGGAAAACAAACTGCAAGTGGTGAAATATATCATCACAGAAACTTAACCGCATCGCATAAGAGCCTTCCTTTTGGCACTTGGGTTAAAGTGGTTAATCTGGACAATAAGAAGTCTGTAATCGTTCGTATTAATGATCGTGGGCCATTTACCAGGGGGCGAATCATCGATCTTTCAAAATCGGCAGCAAAAAAAATTGGCAATCTTAATAAAGGAGTATTTTCTGTTTCTGTTAAAGTTTATAAAAAAGACAAAAAAACCACTCGCAAAATGAGAAGAAAAAAAGAGCGTCACCCTTAG
- a CDS encoding succinate dehydrogenase/fumarate reductase iron-sulfur subunit gives MADKILKELTIKVWRQKNAKAQGKFETYKINNISTGTSFLEMLDILNEELINGGTEPIAFDHDCREGICGMCSLFINGRAHGPDDDITTCQLHMRMFSEGETITIEPWRAGAFPVIKDLIVDRTAFEKILQAGGYISVNTGGVPDGNAILISQDDAEEAMDAAACIGCGACVATCKNSSAMLFVSAKVSHLAKLPQGKVEAARRAKSMVAKMDEMGFGNCTNTGACEVECPKGISIGNIARLNREFLVAKIKD, from the coding sequence ATGGCAGATAAAATTTTAAAGGAACTAACGATAAAGGTTTGGCGTCAGAAGAACGCTAAAGCCCAAGGTAAGTTCGAGACTTACAAAATCAATAATATATCAACAGGAACTTCATTTTTAGAGATGCTTGACATCTTGAATGAGGAGTTGATTAACGGAGGTACAGAACCAATTGCATTCGATCATGACTGTAGAGAAGGTATCTGTGGAATGTGTAGCTTGTTCATCAACGGACGTGCTCATGGACCAGATGATGATATCACTACTTGTCAGTTGCACATGCGTATGTTCTCCGAAGGAGAAACTATTACTATTGAGCCTTGGAGAGCTGGAGCATTTCCAGTAATCAAAGATTTAATTGTAGATCGTACTGCATTTGAGAAAATTCTTCAGGCAGGTGGATACATCTCGGTAAACACTGGTGGTGTACCTGATGGTAATGCAATCCTAATTTCTCAGGATGATGCTGAGGAAGCAATGGATGCTGCAGCTTGTATTGGTTGTGGTGCTTGTGTTGCAACTTGTAAAAACTCATCGGCAATGTTGTTCGTTTCAGCTAAGGTGTCTCACCTTGCAAAACTTCCTCAAGGGAAAGTTGAAGCTGCTCGTCGTGCAAAAAGCATGGTTGCAAAAATGGACGAAATGGGATTTGGTAACTGTACCAATACCGGAGCTTGTGAAGTAGAATGTCCTAAGGGAATTTCTATTGGAAACATTGCTCGTTTGAACCGTGAGTTCTTAGTAGCAAAAATTAAGGATTAA
- a CDS encoding fumarate reductase/succinate dehydrogenase flavoprotein subunit, producing the protein MTVLNSKIPAGPIAEKWSSHKAAIKVVSPANKRKLDIIVVGTGLAGGSAAASMAEMGYNVKAFCYQDSGRRAHSIAAQGGINAAKNYQNDNDSVHRLFYDTVKGGDYRAREANVHRLSEVSGEIIDQCVAQGVPFAREYGGTLSNRSFGGVLVSRTFYARGQTGQQLLLGCYASMNRMIGQGKIEMHERSELLDIVIIEGKARGIITRNLVTGEIERHSAHAVVLATGGYSNVFFLSTNAMGCNAGAAWQAYKNGACFANPCYVQIHPTCIPIHGEQQSKLTLMSESLRNDGRVWTPKKKEDAVKLQKGQITANDIAEEDRDFYLERRYPSYGNLVPRDVASRAAKERCDEGFGVNETGKAVYLDFKYSIERLGKDVIEARYGNLFQMYEKITAANPYELPMQIYPAIHYTMGGIWVDYNLMTNVPGLYAIGEANFSDHGANRLGASALMQGLADGYFVLPYTIGDYLADEIQVPRIDVNHQEFVKKEKAVTDRMTRLYNIKGTKTVDSFHKRLGNVMWENIGMARNEEGLKLAIKEIQAIRKDFYKDLRIPGDYDAMNIELEKAGRVEDFLDLGELMAYDALDRKESCGGHYREESTTEDGEAKRDDENFAYVSAWEYQGEGKAPKLNKEELVFENVKLTQRSYK; encoded by the coding sequence ATGACAGTATTAAATTCAAAAATTCCAGCCGGACCAATAGCTGAAAAGTGGTCAAGCCATAAAGCTGCCATTAAGGTGGTTAGTCCTGCGAATAAGAGAAAATTAGATATTATCGTTGTAGGAACCGGATTGGCCGGTGGATCTGCTGCCGCTTCTATGGCAGAGATGGGGTACAACGTAAAAGCATTTTGCTATCAGGATTCAGGTCGTAGAGCTCACTCTATTGCTGCTCAGGGGGGTATTAACGCTGCAAAAAATTATCAGAACGATAACGATTCAGTTCATCGTTTATTTTACGATACAGTTAAAGGTGGTGATTACCGCGCACGTGAAGCTAACGTTCATCGTTTGTCTGAGGTAAGTGGAGAGATCATTGACCAATGTGTTGCTCAAGGTGTCCCTTTTGCACGTGAGTATGGCGGAACATTATCTAACCGTTCATTCGGTGGTGTGTTGGTAAGTCGTACTTTCTATGCTCGTGGTCAAACCGGACAGCAGTTGTTGTTAGGTTGTTACGCTTCTATGAATCGTATGATCGGACAAGGAAAAATTGAAATGCACGAACGTAGCGAGTTATTGGATATCGTAATTATCGAAGGAAAAGCTCGTGGTATCATTACTCGTAACTTGGTTACTGGTGAGATCGAACGTCACAGTGCTCATGCTGTAGTACTTGCAACTGGTGGATACAGTAATGTATTCTTCTTGTCGACAAATGCTATGGGATGTAACGCTGGAGCTGCTTGGCAAGCCTACAAAAACGGTGCTTGTTTCGCGAATCCTTGCTACGTGCAAATTCACCCAACCTGTATTCCAATTCATGGCGAACAACAATCGAAACTGACTTTAATGTCGGAATCATTGCGTAATGATGGTCGTGTTTGGACTCCAAAGAAAAAAGAAGATGCAGTTAAATTGCAAAAAGGTCAAATCACAGCGAATGATATTGCTGAAGAAGATCGTGATTTCTACTTGGAAAGAAGATACCCATCATATGGTAACTTGGTTCCTCGTGACGTTGCATCTCGTGCAGCAAAAGAAAGATGTGATGAAGGTTTCGGTGTAAACGAAACAGGTAAAGCAGTTTATCTTGATTTTAAATATTCTATCGAAAGATTGGGTAAGGATGTTATTGAAGCTCGTTATGGTAACTTGTTTCAGATGTATGAGAAAATTACAGCAGCAAATCCTTATGAATTACCAATGCAAATTTACCCTGCTATTCACTATACAATGGGTGGTATTTGGGTTGATTATAACTTGATGACTAACGTTCCTGGTTTATACGCAATTGGTGAAGCTAACTTTTCTGATCACGGAGCGAACCGTTTAGGTGCTTCTGCTTTGATGCAAGGTTTGGCTGATGGATATTTCGTATTGCCTTATACAATTGGTGATTATCTTGCTGATGAGATACAGGTTCCACGTATCGATGTAAATCATCAGGAGTTTGTGAAGAAAGAAAAGGCAGTTACCGATCGTATGACTCGTTTATACAATATAAAAGGGACTAAGACCGTAGATTCTTTTCACAAGCGTTTGGGTAATGTGATGTGGGAAAACATTGGAATGGCTCGTAATGAAGAGGGGCTAAAACTAGCGATCAAAGAGATTCAAGCAATTCGTAAAGATTTCTATAAAGATCTTCGTATTCCTGGTGATTACGATGCAATGAATATTGAATTGGAAAAAGCGGGTCGTGTTGAAGATTTCCTTGATTTAGGTGAATTAATGGCTTACGATGCTTTGGATCGTAAAGAATCTTGTGGTGGTCACTATCGTGAGGAATCAACTACTGAAGATGGTGAAGCTAAACGTGATGATGAGAACTTTGCATATGTTTCGGCTTGGGAATACCAGGGCGAAGGTAAGGCTCCTAAATTAAACAAGGAAGAATTAGTATTCGAGAATGTGAAATTAACTCAACGTTCATACAAGTAA